The following proteins come from a genomic window of Vallitaleaceae bacterium 9-2:
- a CDS encoding S-layer homology domain-containing protein yields the protein MKVIERQSLWLWVLILCFVTRISVVSVSEQQLDQVIEDTAIYMHKTVSNPQVGFVGGEWAVLGLARSDYHVPNDYYLTYYNNVETYVKEKKGVLHHVKLTEYSRLILALTAIGYDPRDVGGYDLTYPLSDFDKTIQQGINGPIFALIALDSGAYTISDSDNPSAQATRDKYVDEILRRQLEDGGFSLFGGLETSSTKKQVSDPDITAMALQALAKYQKRNDVKKVIDEALDFLSKVQNDEGGYSSWGKENVESTAQVAVALTELGVSVTDKRFVKNGKTVVDNLLEFYTPGEGFLHTEDGTGVNQMATEQAFYALVAIQRAQQKKQSLYRMTDVEQRDKVSLTSTSVAGKKDKHPDVQLRPVVLPKKTFDDIKGHRAKLAIDSLAARQIIQGKTQTEFKPNMHVTRSEFATMIVQALGLPKQSTNQFRDVPAKSWYATSVGAAYNYGIIHGQSRTVFNPNGTITREEAAVMIARAAKLTGNDIDVSEVQMRDMLAQFSDYMEASRWARTSLAFCYQSNLLSQQDLTIRPREAIKRYEVAQMLYNLLDVSQLL from the coding sequence ATGAAGGTTATAGAAAGACAAAGCCTGTGGCTGTGGGTATTGATTTTATGTTTCGTGACTAGAATAAGTGTAGTATCTGTTTCAGAACAACAGCTGGATCAAGTGATTGAAGATACTGCAATTTACATGCATAAGACGGTGAGTAATCCCCAAGTTGGATTTGTAGGTGGAGAATGGGCTGTCCTAGGACTAGCTCGCAGTGACTACCATGTACCAAATGACTACTACTTGACGTACTATAATAATGTGGAGACATATGTTAAGGAGAAAAAAGGGGTTCTACATCATGTCAAACTCACAGAATATTCACGCTTGATTTTGGCGTTAACAGCAATTGGATATGATCCTAGGGATGTAGGCGGCTATGACCTGACATATCCACTGAGTGATTTTGATAAGACAATCCAACAAGGGATTAATGGACCTATTTTTGCACTCATCGCTTTGGATAGCGGTGCCTATACAATTAGTGACAGTGATAATCCATCGGCTCAAGCGACACGGGATAAGTATGTGGATGAAATACTGCGTAGACAGCTTGAGGATGGTGGATTTTCTCTTTTTGGAGGATTAGAAACGTCATCAACTAAAAAACAGGTTTCAGACCCGGATATCACGGCGATGGCACTACAAGCATTGGCAAAATACCAAAAGCGAAATGATGTTAAAAAAGTTATTGACGAAGCATTAGATTTTTTATCAAAGGTGCAAAATGATGAAGGTGGATACTCGAGCTGGGGTAAAGAAAATGTGGAAAGTACCGCTCAAGTTGCTGTTGCATTGACAGAATTAGGCGTATCAGTGACAGATAAACGGTTTGTGAAAAATGGAAAAACCGTTGTAGATAACCTTTTAGAATTTTACACACCAGGGGAAGGCTTTTTGCATACAGAAGATGGGACGGGAGTTAATCAAATGGCAACAGAACAAGCTTTTTACGCACTGGTTGCCATACAAAGAGCGCAGCAGAAAAAACAAAGCCTTTATCGGATGACGGATGTTGAGCAAAGAGATAAAGTATCCCTGACATCAACTTCGGTGGCAGGAAAAAAAGACAAGCATCCGGATGTACAACTAAGACCTGTTGTCTTACCGAAAAAAACCTTTGATGATATTAAAGGGCATCGGGCAAAACTCGCCATTGATAGCCTTGCGGCTCGCCAAATTATTCAGGGGAAAACACAGACAGAGTTTAAACCGAATATGCATGTGACACGGTCCGAGTTTGCAACTATGATTGTTCAAGCACTAGGTTTACCTAAGCAAAGTACAAATCAATTTAGAGATGTGCCTGCTAAAAGTTGGTATGCAACATCCGTAGGAGCAGCCTATAATTATGGGATTATCCATGGACAATCAAGGACGGTATTTAATCCTAATGGAACAATTACGCGTGAGGAAGCGGCGGTTATGATTGCACGGGCGGCAAAATTGACAGGGAATGACATCGACGTTTCCGAGGTTCAGATGCGTGATATGTTGGCTCAGTTTTCGGATTATATGGAGGCGTCGCGCTGGGCAAGAACATCCTTAGCCTTTTGCTATCAATCGAATCTTTTATCACAACAAGATT